A portion of the Stella humosa genome contains these proteins:
- a CDS encoding sigma-70 family RNA polymerase sigma factor yields MRDSGRDATTPRPPERTADGRELAALVRLVADNRDRQAFATLFDHLMPRVKSYAMRLGADGTTAEEVAQEVMLLVWRKADSFDASRATVATWVFTIARNKRIDLLRREKRPLVDLEDPVLVPDQPPPADEAIAQVDAEDRLRVAIRSLPKEQADLLAMAFFEDRSHSAIAAATSLPLGTVKSRIRLALERLRRTIRDE; encoded by the coding sequence CTCGCCCACCCGAAAGGACGGCGGACGGTCGCGAACTGGCCGCGCTGGTGCGCCTGGTGGCGGACAACCGCGACCGACAGGCCTTCGCGACCCTGTTCGACCACCTCATGCCGCGGGTCAAATCCTATGCCATGCGGCTCGGCGCCGACGGCACGACCGCCGAGGAGGTGGCCCAGGAGGTGATGCTGCTGGTGTGGCGCAAGGCCGACAGCTTCGATGCCTCGCGGGCCACCGTCGCCACCTGGGTCTTCACCATCGCGCGCAACAAGCGGATCGACCTGCTGCGGCGCGAGAAGCGGCCGCTGGTCGACCTTGAGGATCCGGTCCTCGTGCCCGACCAGCCGCCGCCGGCCGACGAGGCCATCGCCCAGGTCGATGCCGAGGACCGACTGCGGGTCGCCATCCGCAGCCTGCCCAAGGAGCAGGCCGACCTGCTCGCCATGGCGTTCTTCGAGGACCGCTCCCACAGCGCCATAGCGGCCGCCACCAGCTTGCCGCTGGGCACCGTGAAATCGCGCATCCGCCTGGCGCTGGAACGCCTGCGGCGGACCATCAGGGACGAATAG
- a CDS encoding ChrR family anti-sigma-E factor — MSTHHPDDALLLDYAAGAAAQGPALLVATHLTFCPHCRRNLAAMEQVGAALMETLAPQPVSADARQRVMAMLEDEPRIESAAAPSPVTAITGGPALPRAVRELVGAEIGALAWQPVLSGVDQILIDQTPDGGRTRLMRIRAGRAVPRHTHRGTELVCVLDGGFSDVSGHYGPGDVAAADDAVDHQPTADADRDCICLAVTEAPVRLTGRFWRLLNPFVRF; from the coding sequence ATGTCTACCCACCATCCCGACGACGCGTTGCTGCTCGACTATGCGGCCGGTGCGGCCGCCCAGGGGCCGGCGCTGCTGGTCGCCACCCACCTGACCTTCTGTCCGCATTGCCGCCGCAACTTGGCCGCGATGGAGCAGGTGGGGGCTGCCCTGATGGAGACGCTGGCGCCCCAGCCCGTATCCGCGGACGCGCGCCAGCGTGTCATGGCGATGCTGGAGGATGAGCCGCGAATCGAATCGGCCGCCGCCCCGTCCCCTGTGACGGCGATCACTGGCGGGCCGGCGCTGCCGCGCGCCGTCCGCGAACTGGTCGGTGCCGAAATCGGTGCCCTGGCGTGGCAGCCGGTGCTGAGCGGGGTCGACCAGATCCTGATCGACCAGACGCCCGACGGCGGCCGCACGCGCCTGATGCGGATCCGCGCCGGCCGCGCCGTACCCCGCCATACCCATCGCGGCACGGAACTGGTGTGCGTGCTGGATGGCGGATTCAGCGATGTTTCCGGCCATTACGGTCCGGGCGATGTCGCCGCGGCCGACGATGCAGTCGACCACCAGCCGACCGCCGATGCCGACCGGGACTGCATCTGCCTGGCGGTGACAGAGGCACCGGTACGCCTGACTGGTCGGTTCTGGCGACTGCTCAATCCGTTCGTGCGATTCTGA
- the lpxK gene encoding tetraacyldisaccharide 4'-kinase, producing MRAPDFWQIGGPLAVLLRPLGAAYALGGAVRRSLVTPWQASVPVVCVGNLTVGGTGKTPVVLDLARRLAQRQPHIVTRGYGGRLAGPVRVDPKLHSAEDVGDEPLLLARRTPVWVARDRVAGARAAIAARARLLLLDDGFQNPTLAKDLSLIVVDGEAGFGNGLVFPAGPLREPVRVGLTRADAVVVIGQDRHGIAASSPLPVLQARLVPKMPLSFAPGAPIVAFAGIGRPEKFFATLRGLGADPVAARAFPDHHRFRGDELLRLEGLAAGLGARLVTTAKDAVRLPPSWRARVAVLRVAIEWDDTGALDRVLARIG from the coding sequence GTGCGGGCGCCTGACTTCTGGCAGATCGGCGGGCCCCTGGCGGTGCTGCTGCGGCCCCTGGGTGCGGCCTATGCACTGGGCGGGGCGGTCCGGCGATCGCTGGTTACGCCCTGGCAGGCATCGGTGCCGGTCGTCTGCGTCGGCAACCTGACGGTGGGCGGCACGGGCAAGACTCCGGTCGTGCTCGACCTCGCCCGGCGGCTGGCGCAGCGCCAGCCGCATATCGTCACCCGTGGCTATGGCGGGCGGCTGGCGGGGCCGGTGCGGGTCGATCCCAAGCTGCATTCGGCCGAGGATGTGGGCGACGAGCCGTTGCTGCTGGCCCGCCGCACGCCGGTATGGGTGGCGCGCGACCGGGTGGCCGGCGCTCGCGCCGCGATCGCCGCCCGGGCCCGCCTGCTGCTGCTGGACGACGGCTTCCAGAACCCGACCCTGGCCAAGGACCTGTCGCTGATCGTGGTCGATGGCGAGGCGGGGTTCGGCAACGGGCTGGTCTTTCCAGCCGGGCCGCTGCGCGAGCCGGTGCGCGTGGGCCTCACCCGCGCCGACGCCGTGGTCGTGATCGGCCAGGATCGGCACGGCATCGCTGCCAGCTCGCCGCTGCCGGTCCTGCAGGCGCGGCTGGTGCCGAAGATGCCGCTATCCTTCGCGCCCGGGGCGCCGATCGTGGCTTTTGCCGGGATCGGCCGGCCCGAAAAATTCTTCGCGACCCTGCGCGGGCTGGGCGCCGATCCGGTGGCGGCGCGGGCCTTTCCCGATCATCACCGCTTCCGCGGCGACGAGCTCTTGCGCTTGGAGGGCTTGGCGGCCGGCTTGGGCGCGCGGCTGGTGACGACGGCCAAGGACGCGGTGCGCTTGCCGCCCTCCTGGCGCGCGCGGGTGGCCGTGCTGCGGGTCGCCATCGAATGGGACGACACAGGCGCGCTCGACCGCGTGCTCGCCCGGATCGGCTGA
- a CDS encoding 3-deoxy-D-manno-octulosonic acid transferase, with product MIAHIYRGLTTAAGPAILWYLRRRLARGKEDPARFAERLGRSTRARPPGPLLWCHGASVGETMAALPLLHRLAMERPELGLLVTSGTMTAAAMLADRLPAGAQHAYIPADRPAWVRRFLDHWRPDAALWMESELWPNLVAETARRDIPMALLNGRLSARSHRNWRRFGRWAAAIIGPFAPILVPDAVQAARFASLGGRDVRVVGNLKAAAMLGEADPAALAAARASIGRRPCWLAVSTHPGEDELVLAAHARLRAGCPDLLLVLVPRHPQRGADVAALAAAAGLPAVLRTGGDAVGPDTAVLVGDTLGEMALYLRLADIVLVAGSFDVGRGGHNPLEPALVGAAILHGPDMANFAGVAERLRQADATLPVADAGSLAAAVARLLADPAERSRRGQAARRVAGEEAGALDRTMEALAPLLDRLSDTGGAVRAGA from the coding sequence GTGATCGCGCATATCTATCGCGGCCTGACGACAGCGGCGGGGCCGGCGATCCTGTGGTACCTGCGCCGGCGCCTTGCCCGCGGCAAGGAAGATCCCGCGCGCTTTGCCGAGCGGCTTGGCAGGTCGACCCGCGCGCGGCCGCCGGGCCCGCTGCTATGGTGCCACGGCGCCAGTGTCGGCGAGACCATGGCCGCATTGCCGCTGCTGCATCGGCTTGCCATGGAGCGGCCGGAACTGGGGCTGCTGGTGACGTCCGGCACCATGACGGCGGCGGCGATGCTGGCGGACCGTCTGCCGGCGGGTGCGCAGCACGCCTATATCCCTGCCGACCGGCCGGCCTGGGTCCGCCGGTTCCTCGACCATTGGCGGCCGGACGCGGCCCTGTGGATGGAATCGGAGTTGTGGCCGAACCTGGTGGCGGAAACGGCACGCCGGGATATCCCGATGGCCCTGCTGAATGGGCGTCTGTCCGCGCGGTCGCACCGCAACTGGCGGCGGTTCGGCCGATGGGCGGCCGCCATCATCGGGCCGTTCGCGCCGATCCTGGTGCCGGATGCCGTTCAGGCCGCCCGATTCGCCAGCCTCGGCGGGCGCGACGTCCGCGTCGTCGGCAACCTCAAGGCGGCGGCCATGCTGGGCGAGGCCGACCCGGCGGCGCTGGCCGCGGCCCGGGCGTCGATCGGGCGCCGGCCCTGCTGGCTGGCCGTCAGCACCCACCCGGGCGAGGACGAACTCGTCCTGGCTGCCCATGCGCGGCTGCGGGCCGGGTGCCCCGACCTGCTGCTGGTCCTGGTGCCGCGCCACCCGCAGCGCGGGGCCGACGTGGCGGCGCTGGCGGCGGCGGCCGGGCTGCCGGCCGTACTGCGCACCGGCGGCGACGCTGTCGGCCCCGACACCGCGGTCCTGGTTGGCGACACGCTGGGCGAGATGGCGCTCTATCTGCGGCTGGCCGACATCGTGCTGGTGGCGGGCTCCTTCGATGTCGGACGCGGCGGCCACAATCCGTTGGAGCCGGCCCTGGTCGGTGCTGCCATCCTGCACGGCCCCGACATGGCCAATTTCGCAGGCGTGGCAGAAAGGTTGCGACAGGCGGACGCCACGCTGCCGGTCGCCGACGCCGGCAGCCTGGCCGCCGCCGTCGCCCGCTTGCTGGCCGATCCGGCCGAACGGTCGCGCCGCGGCCAGGCCGCGCGCCGGGTCGCTGGGGAGGAGGCGGGCGCCCTCGACCGCACCATGGAGGCACTGGCGCCCCTGCTGGATCGCCTGTCCGACACCGGCGGGGCGGTCCGTGCGGGCGCCTGA
- a CDS encoding lysophospholipid acyltransferase family protein produces MRILKTLAAQDWFRAILGWLIQFYIRLIWRTGRWRVEGATDHLAAWDQDKPFILCFWHGRLLMIPLAWRRGKSMQMLISAHRDGRLIAEAMQYFAIGTRAGSTKRGGAEALRVMLRTLGAGNSVGITPDGPRGPRMRASPGVVAAARLSGVPIIPVTFGVSRRRILRSWDRFVLALPFGRGVFLWGEAIHVPRDGDLETYRQRLEQAMNLLSAEADRRCGQVPIEPGPPPGDGPIPRRPGR; encoded by the coding sequence ATGCGGATACTCAAGACCCTCGCAGCCCAGGATTGGTTCCGCGCCATCCTCGGATGGCTGATCCAGTTCTACATCCGCCTCATCTGGCGGACCGGACGCTGGCGCGTCGAGGGGGCGACCGACCACCTGGCCGCATGGGACCAGGACAAGCCCTTCATCCTGTGCTTCTGGCATGGCCGGCTGCTGATGATCCCGCTCGCCTGGCGGCGGGGCAAGTCCATGCAGATGCTGATTTCCGCCCACCGCGACGGCCGCCTGATCGCCGAGGCGATGCAGTATTTCGCCATCGGCACCCGGGCCGGATCGACCAAGCGCGGCGGGGCGGAGGCGCTGCGCGTCATGCTGCGCACGCTGGGGGCGGGCAACTCCGTCGGCATCACCCCGGACGGCCCGCGCGGCCCGCGGATGCGCGCTTCGCCGGGCGTCGTGGCGGCAGCCCGCCTGTCGGGCGTGCCGATCATCCCGGTCACCTTCGGCGTCAGCCGGCGCCGCATCCTGCGCAGCTGGGATCGCTTCGTGCTGGCATTGCCGTTCGGCCGCGGCGTGTTTCTGTGGGGTGAGGCGATCCATGTGCCGCGCGATGGCGACCTGGAAACCTATCGCCAGCGGCTGGAGCAGGCGATGAACCTGCTGTCGGCCGAGGCCGATCGCCGCTGCGGCCAGGTCCCGATCGAGCCGGGGCCGCCCCCGGGCGACGGGCCGATACCGCGCCGGCCCGGCCGGTGA